The following DNA comes from Nitrospirota bacterium.
AATGCCCTTCAGGTAGCTTTCGGCGATCACGATATCGGCCGGGGTGCCCACCATCGTGCCCGCTTCGCTCGATGCGAGCGGCCACCGAGGGAAGTTGCCGTGCTGCTCGTACATCTTGACCAGCGTTACCACCATCTCACGTTGCCGATCGGGGGCGAGCAGGGTCAGGAGCGAGTGGAGCGTGTGGTACGTATCCCACAGCGAGAAATCGGTGTAGTAGCGGAAACCGTCCGCCTGATGGATTTGCTTGTCGAGGCCGACGTACCGCCCGTCCACGTCGGTAAAGAGCGTGGGCATGAGATTCGAGTGGTAGAGGGCGGTGTAGAAAATCGTGCGTTCGCGCTCGGAACCGCCGGTGGCTTCAATTCCACCCATGATCTTGCTCCACGCGTTTTCGGCGGCTGCGCGTATTTCTTCAAACGATTTCCCGGCGATCTCCCGCTCGCGGTTGAGCCGCGCCTGTTCCACGCTGACGTAGGAAAGTCCAACCTGTGCCTCGACGGTCGTGGCCCCGGTCACTTCGAATCCCAGGTAGGCGCCGGCATCGCTGCCGTTCTCGAGGACTTCGAAGCCGGATTGACCGGGCAGGAGTTCGCCCTTGTTCCACAGGCTGTATTCTATAATGGGCCGGTTGAACTGGGCCGAAAAATACACGTGGAAGATGGGCCCAAAGTCCCCCTTGTTGATCATCCAGCCGGAGATGTCACGATCACCAGGAGAGATGTCGATGCGAGCGCCCCGGCACTCACCGGTTCCCAACGTGTGGCAGACATCGATCAGGACCACCGGCGGCGCTCCGGCCGGAAAAGTGTATCGATGGGCCGCGCTTCTTTCCGAGGCGGTGAGTTCGACCCGGATCCCGCTGTCCTCCAGAGTCACGGCGTAGTATCCCGGACGCGCGGCTTCGGTGCTGTGGGAGAATCGGCTCTGGTAGCCGATTTCGTTTGTCTTGGAGACGTCCATTCCCACCGTGGGCATGAACAAGATGTTCCCGTAGTCCGCAACTCCCGTGCCCTCCATGTGCGTGTGGCTGAATCCCTGGATGAAGGTATCGGGGTACCAGTATCCGGCGGCATGGGCGAAACCGATCGCCGCGAGATCGCCCGACGTGTCGGGTCCCACTTTGACCATTCCGAACGGCATTGTTGCCCCGGGAAATGCATTTCCTTGGGCGAATCCGGCCCCGCCGCTCCCGATGAGCGGATTTACATATTCGATGGCCGGCTTGGCAAGTGGCTGAGCAATTGGTGCTTGGACGGCTTCAGAGTTGCAGGCCGCGCAAAAGATGACCACCTCAGCCAAGTGGACTCGACGCGTCCCCATCTCTTACGTGTACCACAATCAGGCGCATCCTCCGAGAGCGATAAGTGCCCATCCCAAAACGTATCGCGGACCCTGAAGGGCCCGCTACGGAGAAGCTGTTTTTCGCCTGTAGCGGAGCCTTTAGGCTCCGCGAATCCCGCTCCGGTTCTGTCGGGTTTTGGGATAGGTTCTGAGCTCGACTTTTGCCATTTTTCCATGCTGTGTGAACATCGCTTAGAATCTCGCTCGGATGGGAAGGTATCTTCAGACACCGCTCAAGAATGGCAAAAGTCGAGCTTAGAGCCTCTGACAGAATGCCGCTTCGTAGGGGAGCATCTTCAGATGCTCCCAATACGGGCGGATCTAAAGATCCGCCCCTACGAATTGCTCCCTCTTTCGGGAGGGC
Coding sequences within:
- a CDS encoding glycoside hydrolase family 92 protein, whose translation is MGTRRVHLAEVVIFCAACNSEAVQAPIAQPLAKPAIEYVNPLIGSGGAGFAQGNAFPGATMPFGMVKVGPDTSGDLAAIGFAHAAGYWYPDTFIQGFSHTHMEGTGVADYGNILFMPTVGMDVSKTNEIGYQSRFSHSTEAARPGYYAVTLEDSGIRVELTASERSAAHRYTFPAGAPPVVLIDVCHTLGTGECRGARIDISPGDRDISGWMINKGDFGPIFHVYFSAQFNRPIIEYSLWNKGELLPGQSGFEVLENGSDAGAYLGFEVTGATTVEAQVGLSYVSVEQARLNREREIAGKSFEEIRAAAENAWSKIMGGIEATGGSERERTIFYTALYHSNLMPTLFTDVDGRYVGLDKQIHQADGFRYYTDFSLWDTYHTLHSLLTLLAPDRQREMVVTLVKMYEQHGNFPRWPLASSEAGTMVGTPADIVIAESYLKGIREFDSALAYEGMKKSAGTDGPRGGIKDCLAAGFCPADKMGGSVSLTLEYAYADYAIARMARALGLESDHATYLERSQTYRNQWDDDTQFFRPKTTSGSWADPDKFNPAGILQDHYVEGNAWQYLWLVPYDVSGFIQLFGSRDAMLRKLDTFFQSSVENPAAVIPLGGTPYPMPDPYYWHGNEPDIHAAYMYTLAGRPDLAPRWIRWIMDTKYTDGPDGLPGNDDAGTLSAWYVFSAMGIYPLAGTDVYLIGSPVFGRSVLHLPDGNFVIEARNASPENLYIRSASLNGRPLREPWFRHADLASGGSLLLTMGSSPSSWGRTDPLVP